aggatgcgtgtaagaattgcaaactctcatgattttctgatcaagttgacgcctggaaatgatcgttagtgagcatcaacagAAGAAAAGATACCAGGGCCCACATGTtagcctgccagagaaggataaggatgagagcctgccaggtggggtcggccgaaccccaggttcggccgaacctggcctggctcccgtccaggtgcatttcgaggaggagtcacccctaagtctcctgatcaccttccatacgtgTATTTGGCagaaaccgacctccactagtataaataggccccctctcacccctctcaacacacacacacacctctcatTCCACTCTTTCCAAggaggctctctctctctctctctcttgatcTCTTAGCTAGATAGTGGAGCTAGACTAGTTTTCCTTAGGGAAGCAAgttgtcctcggggtcgttgagcaatcctcggctcccagtatggctttgtatccgaatCGTCAGACTTCTtttcataatatagagatatgcCAGGGTTGCTTTGCTATTTATGAGGAGTAGTCCCGATCTTCCAAGAGGTAGGGATAAATTCGATTAGTGGAGAACTCGACGTTGATGATCCGGCTTCAAATCAGCAAGATTCGAACCCTACAACCgctacaccactgctccgttggttatcaaccaaacacaacttgattgacctcgccgagaaggcttttcctgcaagcgaatcgaagaacacaagcaagaaagggtaaacacgcaatctgaaattgtaGATATGGATGAAGCAAAGATAAAGATGGGGTTCAAGCTCTGATCACAAAAGGACTAATTGCCAAGAGCGAGGGTCCTAGATCACTGTAAAatgacttgtcgccacagttacaaTGAATCAATCTCAGTTTCACGAGGAAAACtagaacaaaacaaaacactAACCCTAATATGGCAGCGGCTGATGATTATATGATAGTTGGGGTGTGCATAACCCCCTAGCCACGTCCATAATGGACCCCAACATGATACATGGGCCAATAGCCCAAAAGATGGTGTGGCAGCACCGtgacagattctggatgtcCTATTGTTTCGACGATTTCCATCGACTCCAAATGAATTTGGGCCTGAAACTGGTgccattggaagctccttgaaattatcttttcatccatataaagaacgcccaaaacggactCCGTATGTGACTTGGGCGTCATTTTTGGTGCGGGCTACTCCTAGACTCCAAGGTGGACTCGAATTTGAGTAGTTTTTGGGCCTCCACCATGGGGACTCGAACCGGAGCTTTGAGCCTTCTTCTCGACTTGGAAAATTTTGTAGGTCTCCTCCATCTTTTTGCCATTTATCATGTTTGGCCATATACATActtgtcatgtcctcatcactcTTGCTCCGGTCAACGGCCCTTTGTAGACATTGTTATCTTGTACATCATATGGACTGTCTTGTACATTATTTGGGATGTACTCATCACGCCGCCTAAAAAATACCCATGTAACGAATATTGTGAAACATTGAATACAGAGAGAGAAAGCTGGACACTCGTCTGAAGACCCCATCTCTTTCCTTGTGTTTGACCATCTTCGTTTTGTGCGCAATCCAAGACTGTTGTATTGTTCGTCCAGTCAGGacacactctccaccaacacgGCTCAGATTTGATTCCGGACCGGACCAACAGAACAATGACCAAACCTGATTTGGCCAATCCGTCCGGATTGGGCCTCGGACCATTCCGGTTGCTGCCGAACGAGTATGTTCGGAGACATCCGATTAAAAATAGTCCAATCCCTATACAACAAGAAGCAAACGCCCCTCTGGTTGCTCCAGCGCCCTGTGGCGGTGTGGATTAGACACGGCTTGCCGCTGGGCCTGAATTTCGGCCCACCTCGCTCCTCGCTCGCCACTGGGCCGTGGCGCCAGAAACCCTCTACGCAACGTAACCCAGCCACTCCCTCCCAAACTTTCCGACCCATAAATCTGGTCCAAGGCCCATCATCGCTACTGGGCGCGTCGAGGCGCGCGACCCACCTAGTTAGACATAAGCTGGACCCCGAGAACCAACCGGCCCAACCCTCTCATTTCGCACGCCTCCGGCAGTCGTCGCTTAGGGTTTATAGGCTTTCGGCCAACGGGTACAAAAATACCCGCAAATCCGCGGATACCCAACCCgctgggcgcgggcgcgggaacGACTCTAAACCCGACGGGTATTTCATAACGGATTTGAAAATTCGATGAACCCGCAAATCCGAAACCGCTGACATGTGGACTCCATACCcttgtgtgtgtatatatatatcaaatgtTTAGGGTTTCCTTCGTTCAGCCAGACTCCCGGTCCCAGCCGCCAGCCCGCCACCCTCCCGAGCCCCAGCCCCCAacccagcgccgcgccgcccccacgaCCCAGCGCCGCGAGTCCGCGACGCGGCGACGCCCCCCGCCCCGCGCTCGCGCCCCCAGCGGAGCGGCCCCCTTCACCCATCCACATCTCTTCCCTCCTCTCAATCTCCTCCCTGCGAGCGCCGCCAGGGGCTGATTTGCCCCTCTTCTCCCTCCGAGCGCCGCCAGGGGCCGTCCGCTCCCCCAGCCCCCTCCTCGGCTCCGAGCGAAAGGCGTTCGCCGGAACAGAGCGCGGAGATGAGCGGGAGCGCGTTCAACGCGTTCAAGTCGCGGGTACCGGTGGCGTGGAGCCCGCGGCTGTACATCACGCTGGTGCGGGGGCTCCCGGGGACgcggcgcctccaccgccgcacgcTCGAGGCcatgcgcctccgccgctgtcACCGCACCGTCGAGCACCGTACCACGCCGTCGCTCCTCGGAATGCTCACCCAGGTCAAGCGTCTCGTCGTCGTCGAGACCGAGGAGATGTATAACTCGCGGAGGCAGGCAGAGGAGGAGCGACGCGCGCCCAGGCCGCCGCTTGTCATCTCCCACCACGAGCCAGCGCCAACTGCGAACCCGGGAGCAGCCACGGAGGAGGTTTCCGCTGCCACTTCGCCGTAGCCTCTGGTAAGCTTCTCGAGCCCCAATTGTCCCCGTAGTGCTCTGGTTTTTTCTGTTTTCCACATGCCCTTGAAGTGTTTGATCCAATGTCTAGAGAGGGAGAGCGAGAGGAAGTGCTTTCCGGCTGTCAATACGTGTCCTGTTCCCATGAAATTTAAATGTTAGTATGAAGAACAAGTCAAGATTTTGCAGAAAATATTAAGTTGCCACTTCATTTCTCGACCAAGAGTGCTCTATCATACATCGTACCAAATTTTCTACTGTTAATTCCTGATAGGTTGCTGTAACTGTTTTGTTATATCATGATGTGAGCATCCCCAGCAGATTACCTATCGCTCTCCCCAATACCAAAAACTTGTCCTTTTGGTAATGGGCAGACTACCAATCCCATCACCAGTACCAAAAATTTTTTGGCAATCGCCAGAACACACCTCCCCCTTGGTCAAATGTAGGGGGGTCTCCCTTCATCCTATCTTTTGAGTAATCTACTGCAACACTTGCTACCAAAAATGTAAAAAGTATTATGGTGAGAGGGAAAATATATAGGGTATGAAAGATAAGcaatctgttggagatgctctaaccaaATGGAAGGCACAGTTCTAACCGAATTATGATGGATACCTCTTGAAAATATTGGCAAAATCAGAATATTGGGCTCTTTTATGGGTTCATGCAAAAGAATGAGATTGAATGATTTGTGTAGAAGCGGTTTCATTATTAAGGGTTACAGTGATTAAGTTTTTTTTGGCTTTACATAAATGATGGAAAATGGCCTGACGTTTCTAGGCTTGTATGATTCACACTAAGTAGCATCTAGAAAAAAGCTTCATGGTTGTGGAAGTTTGAGTAAAAAACTACACAATCAGCCTGACCTACTATTCTTGGTAACCCTAAACAAGCAACTGGCTGTTTCTACTACACATACAAATTAGTTTCAAATCCTTGAATGCATAAATAAGATAACAGTACTATAGTTCTGGGTTTAGACCATCTGAATCAGGGACAGTGCATGAAAACAAACATGTATCTGCTATTTTTTTTCATGAGTTATCTGGTTGACTAGTTATGTTGTATGAATGCATCATATGATTGCACATCAAGACTGTGACATCAATTGTAGAAAAAGGAGAAGGGAGACCAATCTTGACCTTAATGTTATACCACATGACCACAATGTGCCCAggctgaagcaggtaatctagTGCCAAATATTCATCTGTTGGTTGTTCATGTGATTGGCAAGATTATCCACATGTTTGTTCCGAGAGAAATTTGTATGAATAGATATATCACTTATTATTTTCGTAGCAGCCAAGCTGTTGCTGGAGGAATCGTCCTTTTAATTCTAATTCTAATCTATATGAAAGGGGAATTCCTTTATTGTATGTTAACATCTTCCGTTAACTTTTTTTGAGGGCAACATCATTGAACTCACAGTGGATGGTGAAGCCATGTTGTTCCACCCAAAGTGCACTTGCACCAGGATCCaaacaaaatttcagtgctTAGCACCTTGAACTTACCTCTTGTGCACTCCCCGAGTACCAAATGTGTGCAccaccctgctgctgctgttgccgccaGCAGTCAGCCCATGAATAGCATGTGCCCCACAAACAATCCTTGCACCCAATCGTCCAAACAATGCTGGCTGCAAGCAAACCATGTGCATCATGCATCAGCGGGACCCTCTCGTCTTTTCACCCAGAAACACCGTACGTGGTGCTGCTTActcggccaaaattcaaattctttcCTCGCACAATAGAAGTGCTCATTGCTAGTCACCAGCAGCGCTCCTCCTTTGCCGGAATCGTAGCCTGCCGCCCTCAAGCTCTACACATTAGCTTCTTTTTGTCCTCCCTTTGCAGCAACACCcccacaccccccccccccccccacacacacacacaaatccTCCCCCTGCTCCATTGCTGTACTCCATCTCGACTCCCAGTGATACATGACTAATTttcttacatttttttttggcacCAATCAATGTCTTTCAAGTAAGAATGGTAATTCAATTGCTTGACTCTGGTCTCCTCTTTCAACTAAATTTAGTATTATGGTTTGCCATTGGGGGTTTACCACATAAGACAAAGCATTGTTGCAAATAGCTACACTAGAATTTTGGCACCAGATGATGTCAATTGGAATGAGGAGATCCAAATTGACCCAGGCAATGGAAAGAATTATGTGCTTATCACCCTATCTTAGAGAACTAATAACAAGCGAGTATACATTGGAAATGGGCGTTCTCAACCTCAGACTAAATTTTCCATGGGAAATAGACCTTAGTTAAAGAATGTAATTATGTAAGTAGGAGGTAATGCATTGCTTTCATTCGACCATTCATTAATATTCACCTTTGATTTTCTTGTAGGGCTTGAGAAGCCATTCCCGACAGTTCGGCGACATAATAATTAATTTGCCTTTTGACTCCAGAAGATATCATTGGATCCTCAACAAGCTCCGGCAACCCATACTCTATGCAACATTGTAGTATGGTCCAAACTATTTTTTTCCTTGGTCCTGTTTTTAGATTTGTTTATGGACAGGTGTTTCACTGCCTGTGGTCAATCTTGCTCAGTGTCATTTCAATaacaaaaatttctaaaaatgctCTTTAAGATGTGTCATATTGGATTTTTCCCTAATTTTGCGTAAGGATGTATCTCAGATTTCAAATTTATTGTATTATGATTGTTCCAACATTAGCAGAAGGGTTGCTGTGGCTTCGGTTGACTGCCAGAATTGCTTCAGTTTTGAAAGTGAAACTGTCTATAGTCTGTAGTGATTTTTGTGCTGCGCATTTCAACTCTGATATTTCGTTGAAAATATTTGTCAATCGATATTATAGTTATACGTTTGGTTCGTGAGCTCTTTTTTCTTGTTTGCATCCTAATGATTACTTGGGAACATGATATGACAGTATCATATATAAAGATCATCACTTTCCAGACTGCGAACACATAAAGCAATTGTTCAAACTTCACTCCTTCGTACCAATGGAACGACATCAATTACATTGTGTTTCAGGTTTATTTCTTTTGCGAGAGTTTCATGTTTATTGTCTGCCTATTCATAGTCAGAATATCTGtgatttaatattttttaaatattctaATCCTTACGAATTGTAGATCGTTTTAATAAAGCTGGATATATAGTTAAAATATGTTTGGAAGTGGCGGCGTACTTATGAAATGTCAAACAAATATATAGTCTTTGAAAAAATTAGACTGACAAATAGCATGTCTCTTGGCTATGTCAACCATGTAAACAACCGTTACCGTGAGTAGTGGCGGATCCAACGTGGGGCTGGGAGTGGTTTCGAGCACCCCTTGTGCagcagtggggggggggggggggggggtgggtggTTTCGAGCACCCCTTGTGCAGCAGTGGGGGggtggttgggggggggggtggggttTGGGGGTTGAAGAAGGGTGAATTTTTGCTAATGGGTCACCTCGGCCTAGTGGACATCAGTACAAGTGGGCTAAATTGGCCTATATAGCCACAACCCAAATGAATTAGGTTGGGCCAAACAAAATGGCCATCCGACCTTTAAGAGCCCGACAGCCGACGCCACCTGCTCGCCGTCCAACCTGGTCCGGGAGTTTGCCTCCTCTCGGGTCTCGCCAGCTACCAATGTGACCCGGGCGTTTGTCGGCTGGGGCCTGGGGGAGTGGCGCGCTTGTCTCCCAGCTCCCGCCGTTGGCCATGCTCGCCTCCTGTCACAAGCCGCCGGCGCACGACGGTCGCGACCCCGCGACTGACGAGTGGTGACGGCAGGTCACAGCGTGAGAATTGGCCCGTAGACGGCACCCTGCAACAAGAAACCATATGCCATACTGCTATAAACATACAATTAATTAAAAATTAATGGTGATATTGTTACTTTTAGTACAGTGAATAACCAATTGAACCTTACATTCATCTCTAGATTGCAAGATGACAAA
This sequence is a window from Panicum virgatum strain AP13 chromosome 7K, P.virgatum_v5, whole genome shotgun sequence. Protein-coding genes within it:
- the LOC120640569 gene encoding uncharacterized protein LOC120640569, which produces MSGSAFNAFKSRVPVAWSPRLYITLVRGLPGTRRLHRRTLEAMRLRRCHRTVEHRTTPSLLGMLTQVKRLVVVETEEMYNSRRQAEEERRAPRPPLVISHHEPAPTANPGAATEEVSAATSP